The Paenibacillus sp. MBLB1832 genome has a window encoding:
- the corA gene encoding magnesium/cobalt transporter CorA, which produces MKTRLVQNGIFTLVDDVTAALTPPSQGFYWIDAGIEDLELLQPLFHLHDLAVEDCLSEEEQRPKIEFYDSHYFIVINSIRFDDEEIFLRALNLFLSKHVIITVTRQKINELRALKPFLWEEEVNSADRFLYHLVDLVVDNYVAVGDRIEAKIEKLEEDILMATKKTHLNEIIGLRSEILWLKKVLVPQRDVIGTLGKKELRLIDHQLQKYFGDIYENAVKIVDTFDTLRDLMGNLREAYQSSLANRANDIMRVFTALTTIFMPLTFITGVFGMNFDNILGLHVAHGDEIVLAFMGVLGIAMYVLFRKKEWL; this is translated from the coding sequence ATGAAAACACGGTTGGTTCAAAATGGTATTTTCACGCTAGTTGACGATGTGACCGCTGCGCTTACACCGCCTAGCCAAGGCTTCTACTGGATTGATGCGGGAATCGAGGATTTGGAATTACTTCAACCTCTCTTCCATTTGCATGATTTGGCTGTTGAAGACTGTCTAAGTGAGGAAGAACAGCGTCCTAAGATTGAATTTTATGACTCGCATTATTTTATCGTTATTAATAGCATTCGATTCGATGATGAAGAAATTTTCTTACGCGCACTTAATTTATTCCTAAGTAAACATGTCATAATTACTGTTACTCGCCAGAAAATCAACGAGCTTCGTGCGCTCAAGCCCTTCCTTTGGGAGGAAGAAGTCAATAGCGCCGACCGTTTCCTTTATCATTTGGTCGATCTTGTTGTCGATAACTATGTGGCTGTCGGTGACCGAATTGAAGCCAAGATCGAGAAGCTGGAAGAAGATATTCTGATGGCGACGAAAAAGACACATTTGAATGAGATTATTGGACTTCGTTCAGAGATCTTATGGTTGAAAAAAGTGCTCGTTCCGCAACGCGATGTGATCGGCACGCTCGGCAAAAAAGAACTGCGGCTGATTGATCATCAGCTTCAGAAATATTTCGGCGACATTTATGAGAATGCCGTCAAAATCGTAGATACATTTGATACGCTCCGCGATCTCATGGGGAACTTACGAGAGGCTTATCAGTCGAGCCTAGCGAACCGCGCGAATGATATCATGCGTGTGTTTACGGCATTGACGACGATCTTCATGCCGCTGACCTTCATCACGGGGGTATTCGGGATGAATTTCGATAACATTCTCGGCCTGCATGTAGCGCATGGCGACGAAATTGTGCTGGCCTTCATGGGTGTGCTCGGTATTGCCATGTATGTGCTTTTCCGCAAGAAAGAATGGTTGTGA
- the tyrS gene encoding tyrosine--tRNA ligase, which yields MSSWEKLTEEQQHQVEHQLQILKRGAADIVPEEALKLKIIKSVVTGKPLKVKLGLDPSAPDIHIGHTVVLQKLRQFQDLGHEVQLIIGDFTGRIGDPTGKSETRKQLSEEDVKRNAQTYQTQLSKVLDITKTTFYYNSSWLGELKFDDVLRLAGKMTVARMLERDDFAKRYAANQAIHVHEFFYPLMQGYDSVSLESDIELGGTDQTFNILMGRTLQGAYEIKEGQVAILMPLLEGLDGAQKMSKSLRNYIGINESPNEMFGKTMSIPDTLTLKYFELTTVLSFEQIEEMRQGLAACTIHPRDAKLNLAKTYVAMYHGEQVAEEAVQHFLTVFQKGALPEEIEEVSLSRNDLDAERIGLIKLLVQLGLQASNGEARRSIEQGAVRFNEVKITDITVQITPQDGDILQVGKRKFVKIKLT from the coding sequence ATGAGTTCATGGGAGAAGTTAACCGAAGAGCAGCAACACCAAGTGGAGCATCAGCTCCAAATTCTCAAACGAGGCGCAGCAGACATTGTACCAGAAGAAGCGCTCAAGTTGAAAATTATCAAGTCTGTTGTGACGGGGAAGCCGTTAAAAGTCAAATTAGGCTTGGATCCATCAGCGCCTGACATCCACATCGGGCATACCGTCGTCCTGCAAAAGCTCCGCCAGTTCCAAGATCTGGGCCACGAGGTCCAGTTGATCATCGGTGATTTCACAGGCCGGATCGGCGACCCGACGGGGAAATCCGAGACGCGCAAGCAGCTTTCAGAGGAGGATGTGAAGCGCAACGCACAAACCTACCAAACCCAATTGTCCAAAGTTCTGGACATTACGAAGACAACTTTTTACTACAATTCATCCTGGCTCGGGGAGCTAAAGTTTGATGACGTCCTACGTCTGGCTGGCAAGATGACCGTAGCGCGAATGCTGGAACGGGATGATTTTGCGAAGCGCTATGCGGCGAATCAGGCCATTCATGTGCACGAGTTTTTCTACCCGCTGATGCAGGGCTATGACTCGGTTTCGTTAGAGAGCGATATCGAATTAGGCGGAACCGATCAGACGTTTAACATTTTGATGGGGCGCACGCTCCAAGGCGCTTATGAGATAAAAGAGGGACAAGTTGCGATCTTGATGCCGCTTCTTGAGGGGCTGGACGGCGCTCAGAAAATGAGCAAAAGCCTGCGCAATTACATCGGTATCAATGAGTCCCCAAATGAGATGTTTGGCAAAACCATGTCCATTCCAGACACGCTCACCCTCAAATATTTTGAATTGACGACTGTGCTGTCATTTGAACAAATCGAGGAGATGCGCCAAGGCTTGGCAGCGTGTACGATTCATCCCCGAGATGCGAAGCTGAACCTGGCCAAAACGTATGTAGCCATGTACCATGGCGAGCAAGTGGCCGAGGAAGCTGTGCAGCATTTCCTTACGGTTTTCCAAAAGGGCGCGCTGCCAGAAGAAATTGAAGAAGTAAGCCTGAGCCGCAACGACTTGGATGCGGAGCGCATTGGGCTTATTAAGCTGCTCGTTCAGCTAGGACTTCAGGCCTCGAACGGTGAAGCAAGACGGAGTATAGAGCAAGGTGCCGTAAGATTCAATGAAGTGAAAATCACGGATATTACTGTGCAAATCACACCGCAGGATGGAGACATCCTTCAAGTCGGCAAGCGTAAATTTGTCAAAATTAAGCTCACGTAA
- a CDS encoding HRDC domain-containing protein, protein MNIVFLNTLERHVGDRGTSQSAQVSIAEEQGIWSVHWAAPDEQGQQQQDIWYQGISWDEMLYAFRLGLREKVRSGFSPLVHTDLEPAHGLTGKAKMTQMLTYYCEENPNEEMYESLRTWRREQAVREKKAPYILATNRVLRMISVFLPQSKEELLQIPGFGEQKTALYADDILKLIGECIRTNGFPLDWVASYVDPMKFDGWLLAQKEQKLRMELDREVSKRKLLEIVAGGGSLADLQAQLTMPRRELLLWVEELDREGYDMDPLVEAELTAIPEEEQIKAWNSYESEGDRYLKPVLKSLTGTEELKGKELDRAYEWLRLLRLRFRREKEKFTSQAAS, encoded by the coding sequence ATGAACATTGTATTTCTGAACACGTTAGAGAGACATGTAGGGGATCGGGGGACTTCTCAGTCTGCGCAAGTTTCCATTGCTGAAGAGCAGGGAATTTGGAGCGTACATTGGGCCGCGCCTGATGAGCAGGGCCAGCAACAGCAAGATATTTGGTACCAAGGGATCTCCTGGGACGAGATGCTGTATGCGTTCCGTCTTGGCTTGCGGGAGAAGGTTCGCAGCGGCTTCAGCCCCTTAGTCCATACGGATTTGGAACCTGCTCATGGTCTTACAGGCAAAGCCAAAATGACACAAATGCTGACGTATTACTGCGAAGAAAATCCGAACGAAGAGATGTACGAATCCCTTCGCACATGGCGCCGCGAGCAAGCGGTCCGTGAGAAGAAGGCGCCTTACATCCTCGCGACGAACCGCGTGCTGCGCATGATCTCCGTTTTTCTCCCGCAAAGTAAGGAAGAATTGCTGCAAATCCCTGGCTTTGGCGAGCAGAAAACCGCGCTCTATGCGGACGATATTCTCAAGTTGATCGGTGAGTGCATACGAACGAACGGGTTTCCATTGGATTGGGTGGCAAGCTATGTCGATCCAATGAAATTCGATGGCTGGCTGCTTGCCCAGAAGGAGCAAAAGCTGCGCATGGAGCTTGACCGTGAGGTCAGCAAGCGAAAGCTGCTTGAAATCGTTGCTGGCGGCGGCAGCTTGGCGGATCTTCAAGCCCAGCTCACGATGCCGCGCAGAGAGTTGCTCCTGTGGGTCGAGGAGCTGGATCGCGAAGGATATGACATGGATCCGCTTGTGGAAGCGGAGCTTACTGCAATCCCAGAGGAAGAGCAGATCAAAGCATGGAACTCCTATGAATCGGAAGGAGATCGTTACTTGAAGCCTGTTCTCAAAAGCCTAACGGGAACCGAAGAGCTGAAAGGCAAGGAGCTGGATCGCGCGTATGAATGGCTTCGCCTGCTTCGCCTTCGCTTCCGTAGAGAGAAGGAAAAGTTTACGTCGCAAGCAGCGAGCTAA
- a CDS encoding DUF3055 domain-containing protein encodes MSDFDFLYDHQEETTTRFVCFVGKALHRFDLAIMTTTRYYGKKLVIELQSGRSAVIGPDDLAEEGYLEYVFKLDEEQAQELNEFLSQIIGSIHFTDI; translated from the coding sequence ATGTCTGATTTTGACTTTTTATATGACCATCAAGAAGAAACCACAACACGATTTGTCTGTTTCGTTGGGAAAGCTTTGCATCGTTTTGACCTTGCGATTATGACTACTACCCGGTATTACGGCAAGAAACTGGTTATAGAATTGCAATCGGGCCGCAGCGCTGTTATTGGACCAGACGATTTGGCGGAAGAAGGCTATTTGGAGTACGTGTTTAAACTGGATGAGGAACAAGCCCAAGAGCTGAATGAGTTCTTATCACAAATTATCGGATCTATCCATTTCACGGATATTTAA
- a CDS encoding tagaturonate epimerase family protein codes for MIELIEAVRTGNIRELNSNVVKVYETSLTQVGDTTLLMVRTTEGKRLLVSGTGELFDQLQGEIVAGVKIARLSHANRLVINHFLPYTAPQAFGTQVATMGLGDRLGIASPGHIQTLRGKDIRPVLAQQSIRELALTGRTYEDVLDAAAYAVLQEGYKDGYGADGDHLKKEADIEYALRLGFTMLTLDCSENIDNTIESLSTAEIAAKYAELPASLRSYYEERYLQTAPNVPGATLAYTAEALQKDVLIYDAAINFMEAIFRRYIATLDRAVDFEISIDETATPTSPEAHYLVANELRERGVTIFSMAPRFCGEFQKGIDYIGDIAQFERELASHAAIAVHFEYKLSIHSGSDKFSVFPLIGQYTNGLFHIKTAGTNWLEAVRVIAKVNPSLYRRMHQFALDHFVEATAYYHVTTDINAIVPLAEVTDSQLPDYMEENNARQLLHITYGLLLQAKNADGSAMFADDFFQTMADQEDAFAEGLRHHIGRHLTLLGK; via the coding sequence ATGATCGAATTAATAGAAGCTGTACGTACGGGGAACATTCGTGAGCTCAATTCAAATGTGGTGAAAGTGTACGAGACATCGCTTACACAAGTGGGAGACACAACGCTTCTAATGGTCCGTACGACCGAAGGTAAACGTCTACTCGTATCGGGAACTGGCGAGCTGTTTGATCAATTACAAGGCGAGATCGTGGCAGGGGTTAAAATAGCACGGCTTTCGCACGCGAATCGTCTCGTCATTAATCATTTCTTGCCGTATACAGCCCCGCAAGCCTTTGGTACACAAGTGGCAACAATGGGCTTAGGGGATCGCCTTGGCATTGCCAGCCCAGGTCATATCCAAACGCTTCGCGGTAAAGATATTCGCCCGGTGCTTGCACAGCAAAGTATCCGTGAGCTTGCCTTGACTGGCCGCACATATGAGGATGTGCTGGATGCCGCAGCCTATGCGGTTCTGCAAGAAGGCTACAAGGATGGCTATGGCGCTGACGGCGACCATTTGAAGAAAGAAGCTGACATTGAGTATGCACTCCGTCTAGGCTTCACGATGTTGACATTGGATTGCTCAGAGAATATCGACAACACGATTGAATCTTTGTCCACGGCAGAAATTGCTGCGAAATATGCGGAATTGCCAGCTAGCCTGCGCAGTTATTATGAGGAGCGCTATCTGCAAACAGCGCCCAATGTACCAGGAGCTACGCTTGCCTATACGGCAGAAGCGCTGCAGAAAGATGTCTTGATTTATGATGCGGCGATTAATTTCATGGAAGCGATCTTCCGCCGCTATATCGCGACGCTTGATCGTGCGGTTGATTTTGAAATTTCGATTGATGAAACAGCGACGCCTACGTCGCCAGAAGCTCACTATTTGGTAGCAAATGAGCTTCGTGAACGTGGTGTTACGATTTTCAGCATGGCGCCGCGATTCTGCGGTGAGTTCCAAAAAGGGATCGATTATATCGGCGACATCGCCCAATTTGAGCGTGAATTAGCGAGCCATGCGGCGATTGCGGTACATTTTGAATATAAGCTAAGCATTCACTCCGGCAGTGATAAATTCAGCGTGTTCCCGTTAATCGGGCAATATACGAATGGCCTCTTCCATATCAAAACAGCAGGAACGAACTGGCTTGAAGCGGTGCGTGTAATTGCAAAGGTAAACCCATCGCTCTACCGTCGTATGCACCAATTTGCACTGGATCATTTCGTCGAAGCTACGGCGTATTACCACGTCACAACCGACATCAACGCGATCGTGCCGCTTGCTGAAGTGACAGATTCACAACTGCCTGACTACATGGAAGAAAACAATGCCCGTCAACTGCTGCACATTACGTACGGCTTGCTTCTCCAAGCGAAAAATGCCGACGGCAGCGCCATGTTTGCAGATGATTTCTTCCAAACGATGGCTGATCAAGAGGATGCGTTTGCAGAAGGACTTCGTCATCATATTGGCAGACACTTAACATTGCTTGGCAAGTAA
- a CDS encoding AraC family transcriptional regulator, which produces MSRTVTFGDEDEGPFYIQHIHRSGSFERTQHMHEMYELYYLYEGERMYFIRDRSYLILPGDLVLINRRELHATSDSDKLGHARVVMNFADSFVEAALVEAPFLLNAFQHGSPVLRLDLPTRRIVEDILGKMTQEASDSLLGQNFAMRHYLIELLLFTARFVRMHPVTSPDHVSPLHRKISTIVRHINAHFAETVRLEELAEQFEISPAYLSRMFKEITGFSLVEYVNLVRVQEAQRLLATTRLKVIVIAEQVGFGSLVQFGRVFRQMAKVTPLRYRQSRAT; this is translated from the coding sequence ATGTCACGCACCGTTACCTTCGGCGATGAGGATGAAGGGCCCTTTTACATCCAGCATATTCATCGTTCTGGCTCGTTCGAGCGAACACAGCATATGCATGAGATGTATGAGCTCTATTATTTGTACGAAGGAGAACGGATGTATTTCATCCGCGATCGTTCGTATCTCATCCTTCCTGGTGACTTGGTGCTTATCAATCGGCGTGAGCTTCATGCCACTTCGGATTCGGACAAGCTCGGTCACGCGCGTGTGGTTATGAATTTCGCAGACAGCTTCGTTGAAGCTGCGCTTGTTGAAGCGCCTTTCCTACTGAATGCGTTCCAGCATGGCTCACCTGTGCTTCGACTCGACTTGCCGACTAGGCGAATTGTCGAAGATATACTGGGTAAAATGACGCAGGAGGCCAGCGATTCCTTACTCGGTCAAAACTTCGCCATGCGCCACTATTTGATCGAGCTACTGCTCTTTACCGCCCGCTTCGTTCGGATGCACCCTGTCACATCGCCCGACCACGTCTCTCCGCTGCATCGCAAAATTTCTACGATCGTTCGCCATATTAATGCGCATTTTGCGGAAACAGTTCGCTTGGAAGAGCTAGCTGAGCAATTCGAAATCAGTCCAGCTTATTTGAGCCGGATGTTTAAGGAGATTACTGGCTTCTCGCTGGTGGAGTATGTGAATCTCGTTCGTGTTCAAGAAGCTCAGCGGTTGCTGGCAACGACGAGGCTGAAAGTGATCGTGATCGCAGAGCAAGTTGGGTTCGGCTCACTCGTGCAGTTCGGGCGCGTGTTCCGTCAAATGGCGAAGGTGACGCCGCTTCGATACCGCCAGTCGAGAGCCACATAA
- a CDS encoding 5'-3' exonuclease: protein MSQHSSESVLLVDGMALLFRGYYATSSSGYIIRSEKGVPVNGVYGFLKYLLDAIATFKPTHVVCCWDMGSKTFRTEKFEAYKANRGPAPEELIPQFDLVKEVTASFNIPNVGVVGYEADDCIGTLARTYSPATKVQILTGDHDMLQLVNENTEVIIMKKGQSNYMVYTLETLMEEKSLTPSQIIDLKGLTGDTADNYPGVKGIGEKTAVKLLNEYQNIAGILENLAALPKGVRAKIEAELEMLHLSLDLATIRLDAPVACALEESEWAMDREKVLNKFEEIAYKGFIKLIS from the coding sequence ATGTCACAACATTCATCTGAATCTGTGCTGCTTGTCGACGGCATGGCTTTATTATTTCGCGGTTATTATGCAACTTCATCCAGCGGCTATATTATTCGAAGTGAAAAAGGGGTGCCAGTAAACGGCGTATACGGTTTCCTCAAATATTTACTCGATGCGATTGCGACCTTCAAGCCGACTCACGTGGTGTGTTGTTGGGATATGGGCAGCAAGACGTTCCGAACCGAGAAATTCGAAGCGTACAAAGCGAATCGCGGACCAGCACCAGAGGAATTAATCCCACAATTTGACCTGGTCAAAGAAGTGACAGCTAGCTTCAACATTCCCAATGTCGGTGTAGTTGGCTATGAAGCAGATGATTGCATCGGGACATTGGCTCGTACATACAGCCCAGCAACCAAAGTGCAGATTCTGACTGGGGATCATGATATGCTCCAGCTTGTTAATGAGAACACGGAAGTCATTATTATGAAAAAAGGGCAATCCAACTACATGGTGTATACGCTCGAAACACTAATGGAGGAGAAAAGCTTGACCCCTTCTCAGATCATTGATCTGAAGGGATTAACGGGGGATACGGCAGATAACTACCCAGGTGTCAAAGGCATAGGCGAGAAAACGGCCGTGAAACTGTTGAATGAGTACCAGAACATTGCGGGCATCCTTGAGAACTTAGCAGCGCTTCCCAAAGGAGTGAGAGCCAAGATCGAGGCGGAGCTGGAGATGCTGCATTTATCACTTGATCTAGCGACGATTCGCTTGGATGCGCCAGTGGCGTGTGCGTTGGAAGAAAGCGAATGGGCGATGGATCGGGAGAAAGTGTTGAATAAATTCGAGGAAATTGCTTATAAAGGATTTATCAAATTGATCAGTTAA
- the ssuE gene encoding NADPH-dependent FMN reductase, with protein sequence MAKVVIISGSPTPTSRIHGVIDIAKDQLQQAGLEVEWIKVRDIPAEDLLYAKFDSEAIVKANQQVAAADAVFVATPVYKASYTGVLKAFLDLLPQKGLQRKIVLPLAVGGTLSHLLAIDYALKPVLSALGAQNILQGVYVLDKQVTWGDQGQAILDDEISARLEESVSEFIQEINWHTSR encoded by the coding sequence ATGGCCAAAGTTGTCATCATTTCAGGAAGTCCAACCCCTACCTCCCGTATACATGGCGTCATCGACATTGCCAAGGACCAGCTGCAGCAAGCAGGCTTAGAGGTCGAGTGGATTAAAGTGCGCGATATTCCCGCGGAGGACTTACTCTATGCGAAATTCGATAGCGAAGCGATTGTCAAAGCGAATCAGCAAGTGGCTGCGGCAGATGCAGTATTCGTTGCAACACCTGTCTACAAAGCTTCCTATACTGGCGTATTGAAAGCTTTCTTGGACTTGCTTCCGCAAAAAGGCTTGCAGCGCAAAATCGTACTTCCCCTCGCTGTAGGCGGAACGCTCTCCCATTTGCTCGCGATTGACTATGCACTCAAGCCCGTACTGTCTGCACTTGGTGCGCAGAACATTCTGCAAGGCGTTTATGTGCTAGATAAACAAGTGACATGGGGAGATCAAGGACAAGCGATATTGGATGATGAAATCTCCGCGCGCTTGGAGGAATCCGTCTCCGAATTCATACAGGAAATTAACTGGCATACTAGCCGCTAA
- a CDS encoding glycosyltransferase family 39 protein has translation MASWFKQRGIAPPTWLLLGFMLLIAFILRLFLAPMWVGYDTDVRTFMAWSDRAYTVGLSDLYTNAKDYFLDYPPGYMYVLYIVGFLHHKLSIPWESGASLLILKLPAILADLVTSYLVFRIANHRQEGGRSWKVALILAALFAFNPAIWLNSAVWGQVDSFFMLFIVATLLMQMKGKLPQAAFFIALALLLKPQALLFGIFLLIDVIRRRDLMVWLLSVLTGIATMLVLALPFAINRGYQWLIELYGGTLASYPYGSLNAFNGIALLGGNFIDIHNTVLHISYQTIGYIGMGLAIFYTCFLYTVGKERRGVVLYISFLFITAVFMCMTKMHERYLHYGLLLALVSFIYIKDRRILWLFIGFSITHAINIADVLKRSFHQDYHIPRYDPLMLTVSAINVMMFIYACILGWRLFVKWDQEGALEEAVSSVAATTETVTKSPADEPETTRNVRETSQWKAIFNGKEDAIEQSRRGRFFSKKDMIYLGALMLVYTIIALFHLGGHKAPTTFWKPTNAGEAVIADLGATHQITRINSFAGVGEGAYSYWFSQDGEQWQDATGVKSDHTKVFTWHTVEANKSARYVKIVIDTQENAALHLHEIGIFGDGGTAPLPIASVKEQEINASDEGTTSHLFDEPEVVPYTPTYMNGTYFDEIYHARTAYEHLHQIEPYESTHPPLGKILISLGIYVFGLNPFGWRIVGTLFGVGMIPIMYVFAKRMFGRSEYAFIAAFLFTFDFMHFAQTRISTIDVYGVFFIMLMFYFMYRYTTLSFFREKLWTTLIPLGLSGLFFGIGAASKWIVIYGGAGLAVLLFITLWERYREYDFAKKWLRESERLTEAETSKLQLVRKRFLPSTLLTLLWCILMFVIIPLGVYTLSYIPFMMVPGPGHGLKDVVTYQVHMYKYHKDLVATHPFSSPWWEWPMMLRPIWYYQAKLMPAGMLSSIVSFGNPLVWWPGFIAVLMSFYIAVKRKNKVLRMLLIAYCSQYLPWILVPRLTFIYHYFAMVPFLVLILTYYIKDYLEQGPLHKRRWVFGYLIAVVVLFALFYPILSGMIIPSRYSFFLRWLPGWNFF, from the coding sequence ATGGCAAGCTGGTTCAAGCAGAGGGGCATAGCTCCACCTACATGGTTACTACTCGGTTTCATGTTGCTGATCGCCTTCATACTTCGACTTTTTTTGGCCCCGATGTGGGTGGGGTACGATACGGACGTACGAACGTTCATGGCTTGGTCGGATCGTGCCTATACGGTAGGATTAAGTGACCTTTATACGAATGCGAAAGACTATTTCCTAGATTATCCGCCCGGTTATATGTATGTCTTATACATCGTGGGCTTCCTGCACCATAAGCTGTCGATTCCTTGGGAGAGCGGGGCTTCGCTCCTGATTCTGAAGCTGCCAGCCATTCTGGCGGACCTAGTAACGTCTTATCTGGTATTCCGAATTGCGAACCATCGACAGGAAGGCGGCCGTTCGTGGAAGGTCGCGCTTATTTTGGCTGCGCTGTTCGCTTTTAACCCTGCGATTTGGTTGAATTCCGCGGTTTGGGGTCAGGTGGATTCATTCTTCATGCTTTTCATTGTGGCAACCCTGCTGATGCAGATGAAGGGAAAGCTGCCGCAAGCGGCGTTTTTCATCGCGCTAGCCTTACTGTTGAAGCCGCAGGCGTTGTTGTTTGGCATTTTCCTATTAATCGATGTCATCCGTAGACGAGATCTCATGGTCTGGTTGTTAAGCGTATTGACGGGGATCGCGACGATGCTAGTGTTAGCTCTTCCTTTTGCCATAAACAGGGGCTATCAGTGGTTGATTGAGCTCTATGGAGGAACGCTAGCCTCCTATCCGTACGGTTCATTGAATGCGTTTAATGGGATCGCTTTACTGGGCGGCAATTTCATAGATATACATAACACGGTACTGCATATTTCTTACCAAACAATCGGATATATAGGAATGGGGCTTGCCATCTTCTACACTTGCTTTCTTTATACGGTGGGGAAAGAACGGCGCGGAGTGGTTCTGTACATCTCATTCTTATTTATTACGGCCGTCTTTATGTGTATGACCAAAATGCACGAGCGTTACTTGCACTACGGCCTGTTACTTGCCTTAGTTAGCTTTATTTATATCAAGGATCGGCGGATTCTGTGGCTGTTTATCGGCTTCAGTATCACCCATGCGATTAATATTGCAGATGTGCTGAAACGCAGTTTTCATCAGGACTATCACATTCCCCGTTATGATCCGCTCATGCTGACGGTTTCGGCCATCAATGTTATGATGTTTATCTATGCTTGTATATTGGGATGGAGGCTTTTTGTGAAATGGGATCAAGAAGGGGCCCTGGAGGAAGCGGTATCCTCTGTTGCAGCTACGACAGAGACGGTAACCAAATCACCAGCGGATGAACCCGAAACAACAAGAAATGTGAGGGAAACCTCGCAATGGAAAGCGATTTTTAATGGGAAAGAAGACGCGATCGAACAAAGCCGAAGAGGCCGTTTCTTTTCGAAAAAAGATATGATTTACTTAGGCGCACTTATGCTTGTTTATACGATAATCGCCTTATTCCACCTTGGTGGTCACAAGGCGCCGACGACTTTTTGGAAGCCGACGAATGCAGGAGAGGCGGTCATTGCTGATCTTGGAGCAACACATCAAATCACACGTATTAATAGTTTCGCAGGTGTCGGGGAAGGCGCATATTCCTACTGGTTCTCGCAGGATGGCGAGCAGTGGCAGGATGCGACAGGTGTGAAATCGGACCATACGAAAGTATTTACGTGGCATACTGTTGAGGCCAATAAATCAGCGCGATATGTGAAAATTGTCATCGATACGCAAGAAAATGCGGCCTTGCATCTGCATGAAATCGGTATTTTCGGTGATGGCGGTACGGCGCCTCTGCCTATCGCAAGTGTCAAGGAACAAGAGATCAATGCCTCGGATGAGGGGACAACGTCCCATTTATTCGACGAACCTGAGGTTGTTCCATATACGCCAACATATATGAATGGTACCTATTTCGATGAAATTTATCATGCAAGAACAGCTTATGAGCATCTGCATCAGATCGAGCCTTATGAGAGCACGCATCCGCCGCTTGGTAAAATCTTGATTTCCCTCGGAATTTACGTGTTCGGTTTGAACCCGTTTGGCTGGCGGATTGTGGGCACGCTATTCGGTGTTGGCATGATCCCGATCATGTATGTATTCGCGAAGCGGATGTTTGGCCGTTCCGAATATGCCTTCATCGCAGCGTTCTTATTCACCTTTGATTTTATGCATTTTGCCCAGACGCGAATTTCTACGATTGATGTGTATGGTGTGTTTTTCATCATGCTGATGTTCTATTTCATGTATCGCTATACGACCTTGAGCTTCTTCCGAGAGAAGCTTTGGACGACCCTGATTCCCTTGGGGCTCTCGGGTTTGTTCTTCGGGATCGGTGCCGCTTCCAAATGGATCGTCATTTATGGCGGCGCAGGGCTGGCGGTGCTCCTGTTTATCACCTTGTGGGAGCGATATCGCGAGTATGATTTTGCCAAGAAATGGCTCAGGGAAAGCGAACGACTAACCGAGGCGGAAACGTCGAAGCTGCAGCTAGTTCGCAAACGATTCCTGCCAAGCACGCTGCTCACCTTGCTCTGGTGCATCTTGATGTTCGTCATCATCCCTTTAGGTGTTTACACGCTATCCTATATCCCATTCATGATGGTGCCAGGTCCAGGCCACGGATTGAAGGATGTCGTCACTTACCAGGTTCACATGTATAAATATCACAAAGATTTAGTTGCAACGCATCCGTTCTCTTCACCTTGGTGGGAATGGCCGATGATGCTGCGCCCGATCTGGTACTACCAAGCGAAGCTAATGCCGGCAGGCATGCTGTCGAGCATCGTGTCCTTCGGCAATCCGCTCGTGTGGTGGCCGGGCTTCATCGCGGTGTTGATGTCCTTCTACATTGCGGTTAAACGCAAGAACAAAGTGTTGCGGATGCTATTAATCGCATACTGTTCGCAATACTTACCGTGGATTCTCGTACCGAGATTGACGTTCATTTATCACTATTTTGCCATGGTACCCTTCTTAGTCCTGATCTTGACCTACTACATCAAAGACTACTTAGAGCAAGGTCCGCTGCACAAAAGAAGATGGGTTTTCGGCTACTTGATCGCCGTTGTCGTGCTATTTGCCCTCTTCTATCCGATCCTTTCGGGCATGATCATTCCCTCTCGCTATTCCTTCTTTCTGAGATGGCTGCCGGGTTGGAACTTCTTTTAG
- a CDS encoding DUF7667 family protein: protein MLAVHQRMAELWTIRRARELTQVEQDELMLCMEANATYVWNRLKLENLSLCASLTGDYDWLHDICERIEKLEPKH from the coding sequence ATGTTAGCCGTTCATCAACGTATGGCGGAGTTATGGACAATACGCAGAGCCCGCGAGCTGACACAAGTTGAGCAAGATGAGTTAATGCTTTGCATGGAAGCTAACGCGACCTATGTGTGGAATCGGTTAAAGCTTGAAAATTTATCTCTCTGCGCCTCCCTGACAGGGGATTACGACTGGTTGCATGACATTTGCGAGCGTATCGAAAAGCTTGAGCCCAAGCACTGA